The DNA sequence CGGGCCGAGGTCGTCGAGGCGCTGGCCGGGCTCGGGTTCCCGGCGAAGCAGGCCGAGCAGGCCGTCGACAAGGTGCTCGCCGACGGTGACGGCCACACGACGGCCAGCGTGCTGCGCGCGTCACTGGCCACCCTCGGCCGGAAACGGTAGGCCGGGCCGTGGAGTATGAAGCCGTGGAGGAAGACGAGGCCCTCTCGGCGTGGGCCCAGACCGGCGAGGAAAACGTCGAGGGCACCCTGCGGCCGCGCAAGCTCGACGAGTTCGTCGGCCAGCCGCGCGTGCGCGAGCAGCTGGAGCTGGTGCTGGAGAGCGCCCGCCGCCGCGGTGTGCCGCCCGACCACGTCCTGCTCTCCGGCCCGCCCGGGCTGGGCAAGACCTCAATGGCGATGATCGTCGCGGCCGAGCTCGGCGCGGCCATCCGGATCACCTCGGGCCCGGCCCTCGAACGGGCCGGCGACCTCGCCGCGATGCTGTCCAACCTCGCGCCCGGCGACGTCCTGTTCATCGACGAGATCCACCGGATCGCCCGCCCGGCCGAGGAGATGCTCTACCTCGCGATGGAGGACTTCCGGGTCGACGTCGTGGTCGGCAAGGGTCCGGGCGCCACCAGCATCCCGCTCGAAATCGCGCCGTTCACGCTGGTCGGGGCGACCACGCGGTCGGGCTCGCTGACCGGGCCGCTGCGCGACCGGTTCGGCTTCACCGGCCAGATGGAGTTCTACACCGACACCGAGCTGGAGCTGGTCGTCCGCCGCGCCGCGACGATCCTCGACATCCCGATCGACCGCGACGGCTGCCAGGAGATCGCCGGCCGCTCGCGGGGCACGCCCCGGATCGCGAACCGGCTGCTGCGGCGCGTCCGCGACTACGCCGAGGTCCGCGCGGACGGCAAGGTGACCCTCGCGGTCGCCCGCGCCGCGCTGGCCGTCTACGACGTCGACGAGCTCGGCCTCGACCGGCTCGACCGCGCCGTCCTCACCGCGCTGACCAGGTCGTTCGGTGGCGGGCCGGTGGGCATTTCGACGCTCGCGGTCGCCGTGGGGGAGGAGGCGACGACCGTGGAAGAGGTGTGTGAGCCCTACCTCGTGCGCGCCGGTATGCTCGCCCGCACCCCGCGGGGCCGGGTCGCCACGGCGGCCGCCTGGGAGCACCTCGGCCTGGTGCCGCCCGCCGACCACCCGGGGCGCCCCGACCCGGGCGGGCTCTCGCCGTTCGAGCAGGACTGAGCGGCCGGAACCGGCGGGTGGGTGCTGGCGTCCGCGCTGGTACCTGGCACACTTGACAGGAGCACATACCCAAAAACCGGACATTTCGGCTGGGCCCGGTGTCCGTCGAACGGAGAATCATGCAACAGCTATTGCTGCCCCTGCTGCTCGTGCTCGTCCTCGCCGTGCCGCTGGTGATGAGCACGCGGAAGCAGAAGAAGCAGCAGGCCGCGCAGCAGGAACTGCAGAGCAGCCTGGCGCCCGGTGACCGCGTGATGACCACCTCGGGTCTCTACGGCACCGTGGCCGACGCCACCGGCGACACCACGATCGACATCGAGATCGCGCCCGGCGTCGTCACCACCTGGCTGCGGCTCGCGGTCCGCGAGAAGGTCGAGCCGGTCGTCGAGACCGACGAGGACACCGCCGACGAGGTGGCGGCCCCCGCCGAGGAGTCGATCATCGAGTCGGACGCCGGCGTCAAGACCGAAGAGCCGCAGACCACCGCGCAGGTGGCGCCGCCGCTGGAGCACGGCAAGAAGTAACCCCGCGCTCGCTCCCGGGCACGCGGCGAAAGCCCCGACGAAAGTCGGTGTGGCCTGCAACGCCGGGCTCACGCAGCACCGAGTAGTGTCTCGGTGCTGCGTGCGTGTCCGCCGTCATACCCGTGCCCGGGAGTGAATCGCACACAGTCCCTCCCGGTAACCCTCCGGGCGGGCACCGCAACGTTGGGGTCCACCCCGTCCGAGGAGACCGAAGCACTGTGGCAGCTTCAGCCGGGCATCTCCGCCCGGGACGCTATCTCGCCCTGTTCGCCCTGATCGTGATCGTGCTGTACGCGCTGGTGTTCCTCACCGGCAACCACAAGCCGACCCCGAAGCTGGGCATCGACCTGCAGGGCGGCACCCGGGTCACGCTCACCGCCCGCACCCCCGACGGCGGCCAGCCGACCCGGGAGTCCCTGAACCAGGCGCGCCAGATCATCGAACGGCGCGTCAACGGGATCGGCGTCAGCGGCACCGAGGTCCTCCTCGACGGCAACAACGTCGTCATCACCGTCCCCGGTGAGCAGGGCGACCAGGCGAAGAACCTGGGCAAGACCGCGAAGCTGGGCTTCCGGAAGGTCGTCGCGAACGCGACCCAGCCGGTCGTGCCGCCGCAGACGACGACCCCGCCGCCGGCCACCGGCACGCCGACGTCGGGCGCACCGACCTCCGGTGCGCCGAGCAGCTCCGCGCCGCCCGCTTCGTCGAGCGCGCCGCCGTCGAGCCCGGCCGCCGGTGGTGGCGGGGCCGCCGCCGCGCCCGCGCAGCAGCCGAGCACCCCGGCCGCCCCGAGCAGCAGCGCCACGCCGCCGCCGTCGTCGAGCCAGGCGCCGGCCCCGTCGGACGGCTCGGTCGACGCCGAGACCGCGAAGCAGATCCAGGCCGCGAAGGCGGTGCGCCAGGACCCGAAGCTGATCGGCGCCGACGGCCAGGCGAACCAGGAGCTCGTCGCGAAGGCGATGGCGTCGCTGACCTGCGCGCCCAACGCCAAGGACCCCCTCGAGGGCAACGACGACCCGAAGCTGCCGCTGGTCGCCTGCGGTGACCACGACACGTACAAGTACCTGCTGGAGCCGGAGTTCCTGCCGGGCACCGAGATCGCCGACTCGACCTCGGGCTACGACTCGCAGCGCGGCCAGTGGGTGGTGAACCTCAGCTTCAAGAGCGAGGGCACCAAGACCTGGGCCGACTTCACCTCGAAGAACACCGGCCAGCAGGCCGCGTTCGTCCTCGACACGCAGGTCGTGTCCGCGCCGAACATCCAGGTGGCCATCCTCGACGGCAACACCCAGATCACCGGCAAGTTCACGCAGACCGAGGCGAAGGATCTCTCGGACATCCTCAAGTACGGCTCGCTGCCGCTGTCGTTCGCCTCGTCGGACGCGACCACGGTATCGGCGACCCTCGGCCTCGCGTCGCTGCAGGCCGGCCTCATCGCCGGCGGCATCGGCCTGCTGGTCGTGTTCGTCTACTGCCTGTTCTACTACCGGCTGCTCGGCGTGCTCACCATCCTGTCGCTGGCCCTGTCCGGCGCGCTGGTGTTCGCGGTGCTGGTGCTGCTCGGCCGCTGGATCGGCTACACGCTGGACCTCGCGGGCATCGCCGGCCTGATCATCGCCATCGGGATCACGGCGGACTCGTTCGTCATCTACTTCGAACGGCTCAAGGACGAGATCCGGGAGGGCCGGACGTTCCGGTCCGCGGTGCCGCGCGGCTGGGTCCGCGCCCGGCGCACCATCCTGGCTTCGGACGCGGTGAGCTTCCTGGCCGCGGCCATCCTGTACGTCATCGCGGTCGGCGACGTCCAGGGCTTCGCGTTCACCCTCGGCATGTCCACGGTGCTCGACCTGGTGGTCGTGTACCTGGTGACGCACCCGCTGGTGGCCATCGTGTCCACGTCGAAGAACGCGTTCCTGTCCAATCCGAGGCACCTGGGTCTCGGCGCCGTGCAGCAATTGGGTTCGCAGCGGAAGAAGGCGACCTCGGTCGGCCGCGCGAACGTGAAGGAGGCCTGACGTGGGGGTCGAAGAACTGGGCACGGACGCCGAGGGCAACGCCAAGGTGGCGGCCAAGCCCGGCAAGAAGGAAAGCGTCTTCCACCGGCTGTACGTCGGCACCGGCGCGTTCGACGTCGTCGGCAAGCGCAAGCGCTGGTACATGTTCTTCGCCGCGCTGGTGCTGGTCTGCCTCGCGTCGATGGTGTTCCGCGGCTTCAACCTCGGCATCGAGTTCGAGGGCGGCACGCAGATCCAGATGCCGGCCAACGGCATCCACGGCGTGATCACCGAGGAGCAGGCGAAGGAGTCGTTCCAGAAGGCGCTCGGCCGCCCGGCCTCGGAGGCGCAGAAGGTCGGCACCGGCAACGCGGCGACCATCCAGATCCGAACCGACACGCTGAACGCGGCCGACGTCGCCAAGCTCAAGCAGGGCCTGTTCACCGACCTCGGGCCGAAGGCGGGCAACGGCCAGCCCAGCGCGCAGACGATCAGCGACAGCGCGGTGAGCGCGTCGTGGGGCGGGGAGATCTCGCAGAAGGCGCTGATCGCGCTCGGGGTCTTCCTCGTCGCGGTCGTCATCTTCCTGGCGATCTACTTCGACGCGCGGATGGCGGTGGCGGCGCTCGTCTCGCTGCTGCACGACATCCTGGTCACCGCGGGCGTGTACTCGCTGATCGGCTTCGAGGTCACGCCGGCGACGGTGATCGGCCTCCTGACGATCCTCGGGTTCTCGCTCTACGACACGGTGGTGGTGTTCGACAAGGTCCGCGAGAACACGCGCGGCCTGCTCGGGCTGACCCGCCGCACGTACGGCGAGGCCGCGAACCTGGCGCTGAACCAGACCCTGATGCGGTCGTTCAACACGGCGTTCATCGCGCTGCTGCCGATCCTGGGCCTGCTGATCGTCGGGTACGTGCTGCTCGGCTCGGGCACGCTGCAGGACCTGGCGCTGGTGCAGCTGACCGGTACCCTCGTCGGCGTCCTGTCGTCGGTCGCGCTGGCCACGCCGCTGCTGGTCGACTTCAAGATGCGCGACCCGAAGTACGCGCAGCAGGCCGAGCGCGTCCGCCAGCGCCGCCTCAACCAGGAGCGCAAGGCCGCGGGCGGCGAGGACTTCGACGCCTCGGACGACGACGCCCTGGCCAAGGAGCTGCGCAAGGAGAAGGCGTACGCGGCCGCGGCCAGCGTCCCCGCCCGGATCCAGAAGCAGCGCCCGGCGGGCAAGCGGAAGCGCTGACGTGGAGCTGGACGAGGCCCTCGGCCTGATCGCCGAGGTGCCGGACTTCCCCGAGCCCGGCGTGCTGTTCCGCGACCTGAGCCCGCTCTTCGCGGACGCGGGCGGGTTCAAGGCGGTCACCGACGCGCTGGCCGGCACGCTCGACCCGGGCGTCGAGGCGCTCGCGGGCGTGGAAGCCCGCGGGTTCCTCCTCGCCGCGGCTGTCGGGTACGCCCGCGGCCTCGGCGTGGTGCTGATCCGCAAGCCGGGCAAGCTCCCGCAGGTCGCGGGCCGCGTCGACTACGCGCTGGAGTACGGCACGGCGACGGTCGAGCTGCCGGCCGGCGTGGTCCGGCCGGGCCAGCGGATCGCGATCCTGGACGACGTCCTGGCCACCGGCGGCACGGTGGCCGCGACCGGCAAGCTCCTGGAGGACGCCGGCGCGGTCGTCGACGGCGTTTCGGTGGTCCTCGAGCTGGGTGCGCTGGGCGGCCGCGGGGTCCTCGGCGACCGGAAGGTCCACGCCCTCCGGACCTGCTGACGTGCCATGAGGGGCACCTTCCCGGCTTTCGAAGCCAGGAAGGTGCCCCTCATGACTTTCGTCACCGCCGTGGTGGCGAACCCGCTGGTCGGGGCCTCGGCATCCCCCTGAACGGGCGCACCCGACAGGGCTACGAGGC is a window from the Amycolatopsis sp. cg9 genome containing:
- a CDS encoding adenine phosphoribosyltransferase, with the protein product MELDEALGLIAEVPDFPEPGVLFRDLSPLFADAGGFKAVTDALAGTLDPGVEALAGVEARGFLLAAAVGYARGLGVVLIRKPGKLPQVAGRVDYALEYGTATVELPAGVVRPGQRIAILDDVLATGGTVAATGKLLEDAGAVVDGVSVVLELGALGGRGVLGDRKVHALRTC
- the ruvB gene encoding Holliday junction branch migration DNA helicase RuvB; the protein is MEYEAVEEDEALSAWAQTGEENVEGTLRPRKLDEFVGQPRVREQLELVLESARRRGVPPDHVLLSGPPGLGKTSMAMIVAAELGAAIRITSGPALERAGDLAAMLSNLAPGDVLFIDEIHRIARPAEEMLYLAMEDFRVDVVVGKGPGATSIPLEIAPFTLVGATTRSGSLTGPLRDRFGFTGQMEFYTDTELELVVRRAATILDIPIDRDGCQEIAGRSRGTPRIANRLLRRVRDYAEVRADGKVTLAVARAALAVYDVDELGLDRLDRAVLTALTRSFGGGPVGISTLAVAVGEEATTVEEVCEPYLVRAGMLARTPRGRVATAAAWEHLGLVPPADHPGRPDPGGLSPFEQD
- the secD gene encoding protein translocase subunit SecD, whose amino-acid sequence is MAASAGHLRPGRYLALFALIVIVLYALVFLTGNHKPTPKLGIDLQGGTRVTLTARTPDGGQPTRESLNQARQIIERRVNGIGVSGTEVLLDGNNVVITVPGEQGDQAKNLGKTAKLGFRKVVANATQPVVPPQTTTPPPATGTPTSGAPTSGAPSSSAPPASSSAPPSSPAAGGGGAAAAPAQQPSTPAAPSSSATPPPSSSQAPAPSDGSVDAETAKQIQAAKAVRQDPKLIGADGQANQELVAKAMASLTCAPNAKDPLEGNDDPKLPLVACGDHDTYKYLLEPEFLPGTEIADSTSGYDSQRGQWVVNLSFKSEGTKTWADFTSKNTGQQAAFVLDTQVVSAPNIQVAILDGNTQITGKFTQTEAKDLSDILKYGSLPLSFASSDATTVSATLGLASLQAGLIAGGIGLLVVFVYCLFYYRLLGVLTILSLALSGALVFAVLVLLGRWIGYTLDLAGIAGLIIAIGITADSFVIYFERLKDEIREGRTFRSAVPRGWVRARRTILASDAVSFLAAAILYVIAVGDVQGFAFTLGMSTVLDLVVVYLVTHPLVAIVSTSKNAFLSNPRHLGLGAVQQLGSQRKKATSVGRANVKEA
- the secF gene encoding protein translocase subunit SecF, coding for MGVEELGTDAEGNAKVAAKPGKKESVFHRLYVGTGAFDVVGKRKRWYMFFAALVLVCLASMVFRGFNLGIEFEGGTQIQMPANGIHGVITEEQAKESFQKALGRPASEAQKVGTGNAATIQIRTDTLNAADVAKLKQGLFTDLGPKAGNGQPSAQTISDSAVSASWGGEISQKALIALGVFLVAVVIFLAIYFDARMAVAALVSLLHDILVTAGVYSLIGFEVTPATVIGLLTILGFSLYDTVVVFDKVRENTRGLLGLTRRTYGEAANLALNQTLMRSFNTAFIALLPILGLLIVGYVLLGSGTLQDLALVQLTGTLVGVLSSVALATPLLVDFKMRDPKYAQQAERVRQRRLNQERKAAGGEDFDASDDDALAKELRKEKAYAAAASVPARIQKQRPAGKRKR
- the yajC gene encoding preprotein translocase subunit YajC, whose product is MQQLLLPLLLVLVLAVPLVMSTRKQKKQQAAQQELQSSLAPGDRVMTTSGLYGTVADATGDTTIDIEIAPGVVTTWLRLAVREKVEPVVETDEDTADEVAAPAEESIIESDAGVKTEEPQTTAQVAPPLEHGKK